Proteins from a single region of Candidatus Scalindua japonica:
- the lpxC gene encoding UDP-3-O-acyl-N-acetylglucosamine deacetylase, which translates to MHKLQRTISRVVEYSGIGLFTGEEVKLRFKPSPANTGINFIRIDVEGRPIIPANIESLHDAKRLVTLEKNGVGVKSVEHVMAALAGLGIDNIEIEVNSNELPAGDGSSLLFLQLLKGTGIKTLTEPKNTFFLQEELKVSDGDASVVALPYDKGLSLSYILDFNGLFLNRQCFEIEMTESTFSTQIAPARTFGLCTVVEEYIKRGWGRGVTDENSLILQENGTITKPLSKAPAELRFPNECVRHKVLDIIGDLYLTNLTLSARIVATKSGHYLNTCLAEKIFESANREARK; encoded by the coding sequence TTGCATAAACTTCAAAGAACAATCTCACGGGTGGTGGAGTATTCCGGAATAGGGCTGTTTACCGGAGAAGAAGTCAAGCTTCGCTTTAAACCTTCTCCGGCAAACACGGGAATAAATTTTATTCGTATTGATGTAGAGGGTCGTCCAATAATACCGGCAAATATTGAATCTCTTCATGATGCAAAACGGCTGGTAACATTAGAAAAGAATGGAGTGGGGGTAAAAAGTGTTGAACATGTAATGGCTGCCTTAGCTGGTCTCGGTATTGACAATATAGAGATAGAAGTCAATAGTAATGAGCTGCCGGCAGGAGATGGTAGTTCTCTTCTGTTCCTCCAGCTGCTGAAAGGTACAGGGATAAAGACACTTACGGAACCAAAGAATACATTCTTTTTACAAGAGGAATTAAAAGTAAGCGATGGTGACGCGAGTGTGGTAGCTTTGCCATATGACAAAGGTCTGTCACTTTCCTATATTCTTGATTTCAATGGATTATTCTTAAACAGGCAGTGCTTTGAAATCGAAATGACAGAAAGTACTTTCAGCACTCAAATAGCCCCTGCAAGAACTTTTGGTCTATGTACAGTTGTTGAAGAATATATAAAACGGGGATGGGGAAGGGGTGTTACTGATGAAAATAGCCTTATATTACAGGAAAACGGTACAATAACGAAACCCTTGTCTAAGGCCCCTGCTGAGTTGCGATTTCCAAATGAATGCGTAAGGCATAAGGTTTTGGATATTATAGGCGATCTTTATTTGACTAATCTGACATTATCTGCTCGAATAGTTGCAACTAAGTCCGGGCATTATTTGAATACTTGTCTGGCGGAAAAAATTTTTGAAAGTGCTAACAGGGAAGCTCGTAAATGA
- the lpxA gene encoding acyl-ACP--UDP-N-acetylglucosamine O-acyltransferase: MKIHSTAIIHPKAVIGENVEIGPFSVIDQNVKIDEGSVIHNNVTVTGNTTIAKNNVIFPNSVIGAEPQDLKYYGEQSKLIIGSGNVIRESVTINTGTELGGGETLIGDNNLFMSCSHIAHDCIIDDNVLLANGVLLGGHIKVERHAKLMGLAGVQPFVTIGQHSYVGGLSRIVQDVPPYMIVEGNPAKVRKVNVIGLERSGFSQGDINAIKEAFKQLFRSETLNRNQILAELENQEDLIPEIKVLIEFFRNTDKGRFGRYRESLRSTLTNIS; encoded by the coding sequence ATGAAAATACATTCAACTGCTATCATTCATCCGAAGGCCGTAATAGGTGAGAATGTTGAAATTGGTCCTTTTTCGGTAATTGATCAAAATGTGAAAATTGATGAAGGAAGCGTTATTCATAACAATGTTACAGTTACCGGTAATACAACCATAGCAAAAAACAACGTAATATTTCCCAATTCAGTAATAGGAGCAGAACCACAGGATTTAAAATATTATGGTGAACAGTCAAAGCTCATTATTGGAAGTGGTAACGTTATCAGAGAAAGTGTTACAATTAACACCGGGACAGAATTAGGTGGTGGAGAGACGCTAATAGGTGATAATAATCTTTTCATGTCATGTTCTCACATAGCACACGATTGTATTATTGATGACAATGTGCTTCTTGCCAACGGAGTGCTTTTAGGGGGGCATATAAAGGTAGAAAGGCATGCGAAGTTGATGGGACTGGCAGGCGTACAGCCTTTCGTTACTATTGGTCAACATTCCTATGTAGGTGGGCTCTCAAGGATTGTTCAAGATGTACCCCCATACATGATAGTAGAGGGCAATCCTGCCAAGGTTCGTAAGGTTAATGTAATAGGTTTGGAAAGATCTGGGTTTTCACAAGGTGATATTAATGCCATAAAGGAGGCATTCAAACAGTTGTTTCGATCAGAAACATTGAACAGAAACCAGATACTCGCGGAGTTAGAGAACCAGGAAGATTTGATACCGGAAATAAAAGTCCTCATAGAATTCTTTAGAAACACAGATAAAGGCAGGTTTGGCAGATACAGGGAGTCTTTGCGATCAACTTTAACAAATATATCATAA